The Chloroflexota bacterium genome includes the window ATCCGAGATGCCCGGGCCACGGTGCACTTGCCGGCGGCTTTCCCCCCTGGGCGGCTGGAGACGGCCACCTTTCGAGGGGAGGAACCCTCGGACGATGAAGTGACCTTTCCCGATCAGCGCACGGTTGTTTTCCATGCGCGTAAGTTGGCCCCCGGCGAGCGGTGGGAGATTGGGGTATCCTGGCCCCACGGCGCGGTGCAGGCTGCGTCGCCAGCCTGGCAGCGGGAAGCCATGCGTTGGGTGCGCCCTGAAGTCTATCAGGCTTTCCTGCGCCTGGAACCCGATGGGCGGGTGCGGGTGACCGAGACCTGGCGGTTGCATTTCGTCTCGGGGCCTTTCACCGAGTTCACTCGCACGTTGCCCCAAACCCGGCTCGACCGCATCACCGATTGGGGGCTGAGCATGGATGGGCAGCCGTGCCCGTGGGTGGACGACCCCTTCGGGGAGGATTGCGCGCTGACGATGAGTGACGATAGCGGCCTCTTGGGGGGGAAGAGGCGGTATGAAGCCGTGTGGCACTTCCCTGAGACGAATGACGCCACACACACCTTTACCTTCACTTACACGGTATGGGGGGCTGTGGCCCAGGGCGAGCGAGATCAACTGCACCTGACGCTGGTTGATTCCCTCTTCCCCCCTTGGCCGAGTCAGAAAGTCGAGGTGGGGCTGGCTTTACCTTCGGAAGCCCTGCAGACCACCGCCCAGCCGACGCTGTGGGCGGGAAAAGCGCCGTGGGATGTTCCTTCCTGGAAGCAAGATGGCACCTGGTGGTTTCGCTGGGCCGGCGGGGCAACGCCTGGGGGCACTTCGCTGGCTATTGAGGCTTCCTGGCCCGGGGCCCTGCTGGCCCTGCCGGTACCGGCCTGGCAGCAACGCCAGCAGGCCAGGATTGCAGCCTATCATCAGCGGTTGTTCAAAATTGGCTTGTTGACCGCCCCCTTCGTGTTGCTGGTGGTGGTTTTGCTTGTGTTGCTGTTCCTGCTGGAGCCGCCCCTCTGGCCGTGGCCCTGGCCTAAATCGGCTCCCCCCGAGGCGCTGCCCCCGGCGCTGGTGGGGGTGCTGCTGGACCGGCAGGTGTTACAGCGCCACGTGCTGGCAACGTTGTGGGATCTGGCCCGAAAGGGGTATCTGCGCCTGGAACATCGGGGAGGAACTTACCGCTGGCGACGGCTGCGCGACGCCGATGTGCATTTGCTGCCTTATGAGCAGGCGGTCTTGGAATCTTTGTTCCCGGGGGACGAGAAACGCTCTTGCTCTCTGGCGACGGCGCAAAGGCGCCTGGAGGTGGGCTGGGATGAGGTGGTGCGCCTGCTTGAAATCGAGGCCCTGGGAAACCGACACTGGTTCCGCTGGCCGTGGCATATTCGGGCGAAGGTTCGCCGGGTTTTGAACCTCGCGGTAGGGGTGTGGGGGTTCGTTTTCGTGGGCGGGTGTCTGTTGGTTGATGCGCCCGCAGAAGAGCAGAAGATTTACCTTCTCTGGCCGGTGCTGCTGGGTGGAATGTTGGTGGTGCAATGGTGGCTGCCCCGACGTCTTCCGCCGCGCACGTGGGGAGGATGGCGCGCGGCGGCCCGCTGGCGGGCGTATCGTCTGGGGCTGTGGCTGCGTTGGCTTCGCCCTTCGGCCTTGTCTCAGGATACCTTGGACGAGACGCTGGCTTATGCCACGGCTTTTGGGCTGGGCCCACGTTTGTGGCGCCGCTTGCAGGCCCGGCCGCCTGCTGCGGCTTCGGCGTCTTTTGCATGGGTGCATTTGCCTGCTGCGGCATCGGCGGCGGGCCGCTCGTCCAGTCCATCGGAGGGCGGAGTGACCGTTTCCGCCACAGATGCGCTGAATGCAGCCGCGGGCGCGGTGTTTGCCGCCCTCGAGGCCGCGGCGAATGGCGTTTTCTCGGCGCTGAACGCGGCTACAGCGCCTTCGACGCCTTCTTCCGGCAGCAGCGGCTACAACAGCAGCGGTAGCAGTTCCTCTTCCGGCTTTGGAGGCTCGTCGTCGTGGGGAGGCAGCACTTTCTCCGGCGGTGGCGGCAGCGGCGGCGGTTCGAGCGGGTTTGGGGAGTGAGGCAAAGACAAGATGCAAGGTGCAGGGGGCAAGATGCAGGATGCAGGATGCAGGATGCAGGTTGCAGGTTGCAAGCGTGGCTCGCGAGGCAGGGCAGGGATGGCAATTGCCCTATGGAAGGGGGTATAATTGCCCCATGCACTTTGCCCTTTTTTGGCAGAAGTGCGCACCCCAACGATGGAGGTATGACCATGTCCTTGAAGCACAAAGTGCTCGTCCTTGTCTCGCTGCTGTTGGTGCTGAGTATGGCGTTGGCGGCGTGCGGTTCGAAGGCCACTTCGACGCCCGCCCCCGCAGCCACTGAGGCCCCGGCGGCGACTGAGGCCCCGGCAGCCACCGAGGCCCCTGCGGCCACGGAAGCGCCTGCGGCCACGGAAGCGCCCGCGAAGCCCGTCACCATTGAGGTTTATTACCCCGTGGCGGTGGACGCGCCGATTGCCAAAATCCTCAATGGCTATATTGCCGAATTTGAGAAAGAAAACCCCAACATCACCGTGAAGCCGGTGTTCGCGGGGGGCTACGGCGATGTCAAGACTACCATCCAGACCACCATTGAGGGTGGCGGGAAGCCGCCGGTGCTGGCCGTGATGCTCGCTGCCGACCTGTACGACCTGGTCAACGCTGGCTACATCGTCCCGTTGGACGACTTCATCAAGGCCATGCCCAATGGCGATGCCTACATCAACGACTTCTTCCCGGCCTTCCTGGCGAATTCCAGGTACGACGGCAAGATCTGGAGCATTCCCTTCCAGCGCAGTGTGGTGACGCTTTACTACAACGCCGACCTGTTCGAGCAGGAAGGCATCAAGCCGCCCGACAGCTGGCAGGCGCTGGCAGAAGCCGCCCAGAAACTCACTATCCCCGACAAGCGCTGGGGCATCGAATGGCCTTCTGGCTGGCCTTACTGGCTGTTCCAGCCGCTGGCCATTGGCAATGGCCAGAACATCGTGAAATCGCCCACCGAGGTGGTCTTCAACGACCCGAAGGTGATCGAGGCCGTGCAGTATTACATCGACCTCTCGCACAAATACCACGCGATGCCCGAAGGCGTGCAGAAGAACTGGGGCAACGCGCCGGCCGATTTCGCTTCGGGTGCCGCGGCAATGATCGTGCATTCCAGCGGCAGCCTGAACGGCATTCTCAAGCAGGCCGACTTCAAGGTGGGCGTGATGGCCGTGCCTGGTAAGGAGCCCGGCACTTACGCCACCGTGACCGGCGGCGGCAATTTCTACATGCTCAAGGGCGCGACGCCTGAGCAGCAGCAGGCCGCCTGGAAGTTCATCGAATTCGTCACCCAGCCCAAGTATGCCGCCGACTTCAGCATCCAGACGGGCTACATTGCTACCCGCAAGAGCGCCTACGAAACCGATGCGATGAAAGCCTACATCGAGAAGGTGCCGCAGGCCGGACAGTTGAAGGATATGCTGCAGTACGCTGGCGCGGAACTTTCGTGCATGAACCTGGGCAAGGTGCGCAACATCTTCCACAAGTACCTGCAGGCAGCCTATAACGGCCAGATGACGCCTGAAGAGGCCATGCAGAAAGCCCAGCAGGAAGCCGACAAGGCGCTGGAGATGTTCAAGTAGTGTGCGTTTGAAGTCTAATCCGTACCATAGGGGCGAGGCGCCACCTCGCCCCTATGTGTCATTCCGTCCACCGATGCGCGCCGATGGACGCTGTTTTTTTCTGGGTGCTGTGCTCGTCGGTGCAGTCGGTCGTTTTTCCCGGAGCCTGCCATGTCTGCTGCTGCCCCTCCGCTTTCCCACCGCAAAGCCCCCAAGTGGCTGCCCTATTTACTGATTTCTCCCACGCTGGTGATTGTGCTGGTGTTCACCGCCTGGCCCACGGTGCAGGCGATTTACATGAGTTTCTTTCGCCAGTATCTTAATTTTGCCAAGTTCCGCACGCCCACTTTCATTGGCTTACAGAACTATAAAGAGCTCTTCACCAGCCCCGATTTTCTGCAGGTGCTGAAAAACACGGCTATTTATGTGATTGGTACCGTGCCCGCGAGCATTGTGTTGGCTTTCCTGTTTGCCTTGCTGGTCAACCGGGCGGTGAAGGGGATTGGCCTGGCGCGTTTGGGTTTTTTCTATCCCACCATTTTGCCTATGGTGAGCGCCGCGACTATCTGGATGTTCTTTTTTACGCCTGATTATGGGCTTTTCAATACTTTCCTGGAAACCTTCGGCTACCACGGCCCTGAAAACTGGCTGGGGAACCCCCACCTCGCCTTGCTTGCTGTCATGATTGTGGCCGTGTGGAAGAACGCCGGTTATTTGATGATTTTCTACCTCGCCGGGCTGCAAAATTTGCCAGAAGATGTCTTCGAGGCGGCTTCCCTCGATGGGGCCAGCTGGTGGACCCAGTTGTGGAAGATCGCCTTCCCCCTGCTGCGCCGCACGACACTTTTTGTTTCCACCATTGCGATTATTGAT containing:
- a CDS encoding DUF2207 domain-containing protein; translation: MRHGRRSRGWLLGFFLALALLLAGCGGKSVEVLRRQGEFFIRPDGRVEVTETWEVRFRGGPFRKAFRSIPYYRLEGVSDWQIAEDGQTYREVEGAAEAAPYTFWVEDDGTESRVVWRFPETHSATRTFTLRYTLHGVLWVAEEGDRFFYAFIEADRGYSIRDARATVHLPAAFPPGRLETATFRGEEPSDDEVTFPDQRTVVFHARKLAPGERWEIGVSWPHGAVQAASPAWQREAMRWVRPEVYQAFLRLEPDGRVRVTETWRLHFVSGPFTEFTRTLPQTRLDRITDWGLSMDGQPCPWVDDPFGEDCALTMSDDSGLLGGKRRYEAVWHFPETNDATHTFTFTYTVWGAVAQGERDQLHLTLVDSLFPPWPSQKVEVGLALPSEALQTTAQPTLWAGKAPWDVPSWKQDGTWWFRWAGGATPGGTSLAIEASWPGALLALPVPAWQQRQQARIAAYHQRLFKIGLLTAPFVLLVVVLLVLLFLLEPPLWPWPWPKSAPPEALPPALVGVLLDRQVLQRHVLATLWDLARKGYLRLEHRGGTYRWRRLRDADVHLLPYEQAVLESLFPGDEKRSCSLATAQRRLEVGWDEVVRLLEIEALGNRHWFRWPWHIRAKVRRVLNLAVGVWGFVFVGGCLLVDAPAEEQKIYLLWPVLLGGMLVVQWWLPRRLPPRTWGGWRAAARWRAYRLGLWLRWLRPSALSQDTLDETLAYATAFGLGPRLWRRLQARPPAAASASFAWVHLPAAASAAGRSSSPSEGGVTVSATDALNAAAGAVFAALEAAANGVFSALNAATAPSTPSSGSSGYNSSGSSSSSGFGGSSSWGGSTFSGGGGSGGGSSGFGE
- a CDS encoding ABC transporter substrate-binding protein gives rise to the protein MALAACGSKATSTPAPAATEAPAATEAPAATEAPAATEAPAATEAPAKPVTIEVYYPVAVDAPIAKILNGYIAEFEKENPNITVKPVFAGGYGDVKTTIQTTIEGGGKPPVLAVMLAADLYDLVNAGYIVPLDDFIKAMPNGDAYINDFFPAFLANSRYDGKIWSIPFQRSVVTLYYNADLFEQEGIKPPDSWQALAEAAQKLTIPDKRWGIEWPSGWPYWLFQPLAIGNGQNIVKSPTEVVFNDPKVIEAVQYYIDLSHKYHAMPEGVQKNWGNAPADFASGAAAMIVHSSGSLNGILKQADFKVGVMAVPGKEPGTYATVTGGGNFYMLKGATPEQQQAAWKFIEFVTQPKYAADFSIQTGYIATRKSAYETDAMKAYIEKVPQAGQLKDMLQYAGAELSCMNLGKVRNIFHKYLQAAYNGQMTPEEAMQKAQQEADKALEMFK
- a CDS encoding sugar ABC transporter permease; translation: MSAAAPPLSHRKAPKWLPYLLISPTLVIVLVFTAWPTVQAIYMSFFRQYLNFAKFRTPTFIGLQNYKELFTSPDFLQVLKNTAIYVIGTVPASIVLAFLFALLVNRAVKGIGLARLGFFYPTILPMVSAATIWMFFFTPDYGLFNTFLETFGYHGPENWLGNPHLALLAVMIVAVWKNAGYLMIFYLAGLQNLPEDVFEAASLDGASWWTQLWKIAFPLLRRTTLFVSTIAIIDAFQVVDHIFVMTQGGPSGASTVLLYYLWQVRFEDQNVGLASALTVVLIVIMLAITITNFVLSEREGA